The Alteriqipengyuania halimionae genome contains a region encoding:
- a CDS encoding flagellar biosynthetic protein FliQ, giving the protein MTSTDAIQIAHAALIVILTICGPMLLTSLVIGVAIGLFQALTQIQEMTLTFVPKLFVMGFVLLLCLPMIGDAMANFMTQISDRIVAG; this is encoded by the coding sequence ATGACGTCCACCGATGCCATCCAGATCGCCCACGCGGCATTGATCGTGATCCTGACGATCTGCGGCCCCATGCTGCTTACCTCGCTGGTGATCGGTGTGGCGATCGGTCTGTTCCAGGCGCTCACGCAGATTCAGGAAATGACGCTCACCTTCGTGCCCAAGCTGTTCGTGATGGGGTTCGTCCTGTTGCTTTGCCTGCCGATGATCGGCGACGCGATGGCGAACTTCATGACGCAGATATCCGACCGGATTGTGGCTGGTTGA
- a CDS encoding flagellar motor switch protein FliG, translating to MTIAAHLAEPPELKKYSGPQRAAALMLALGETYGTPIWEQLSTDEIKDLSSGIAQLGRLPAVAVEHLLVQFSSEVSSMASLHGSFESAERLLSGVMGVDKVREIMEDIRGPSGRTMWDKLSNVNETVLAAYLRNEYPQTVSVILTKLRPEHAARVLAELPGDFATDVIQRMLRMEQVQKEIVVEIEQTLKNEFMSNLARSRKRDPHEMMAEMFNALDRSAEERMLSALEECNVESAERIRALMFTFEDLGNLLPASVATVVKNADKREMALALKGAPEEIRRLFLGAMTERAAKLLREDMSAMGPVRARECDEAQTALVRLAKTLADRGEIILVDPKSDESMIY from the coding sequence ATGACGATCGCCGCCCATCTTGCGGAACCACCCGAGCTCAAGAAGTACTCGGGCCCGCAACGTGCTGCCGCGTTGATGCTTGCGCTGGGCGAGACATATGGAACGCCGATCTGGGAGCAGTTGAGCACCGACGAAATCAAGGATCTTTCTTCCGGAATCGCGCAGCTTGGACGCTTGCCCGCAGTCGCAGTCGAACACCTGCTGGTGCAGTTCAGCAGCGAAGTTTCGAGCATGGCGTCATTGCATGGCTCCTTCGAATCGGCGGAGCGTTTGCTCAGTGGAGTCATGGGCGTAGACAAGGTCAGGGAGATCATGGAGGACATCCGCGGTCCGTCTGGCCGGACGATGTGGGACAAGCTTTCAAATGTGAACGAGACGGTGCTCGCGGCTTATCTTCGCAATGAATATCCGCAGACCGTGTCGGTGATCCTCACCAAGTTGCGACCGGAACATGCTGCCCGGGTGCTCGCAGAATTGCCCGGCGACTTCGCGACCGATGTCATCCAGCGAATGCTGCGGATGGAGCAGGTGCAAAAGGAAATCGTCGTCGAGATCGAGCAGACGCTCAAGAACGAGTTCATGTCCAACCTGGCGCGTTCTCGAAAGCGCGATCCGCACGAGATGATGGCCGAGATGTTCAACGCGCTCGATCGGTCCGCCGAAGAAAGGATGCTCAGCGCGCTCGAGGAGTGCAACGTGGAATCGGCCGAGCGCATCCGCGCGCTGATGTTCACGTTCGAGGATCTGGGGAATCTTTTGCCCGCCTCCGTGGCAACTGTCGTCAAGAATGCCGACAAGCGTGAAATGGCGCTGGCGCTGAAGGGCGCGCCGGAAGAAATACGACGATTGTTCCTGGGCGCGATGACCGAGCGCGCTGCCAAGCTCCTGAGAGAAGATATGAGCGCGATGGGGCCGGTGCGGGCGCGCGAGTGCGACGAAGCGCAGACCGCCCTCGTTCGCCTGGCCAAAACGCTCGCGGATCGCGGAGAGATCATTCTGGTCGATCCCAAGTCTGACGAATCGATGATTTACTGA
- the flgC gene encoding flagellar basal body rod protein FlgC produces the protein MSLENSIGVSAAGLRAQSLRMRVIAENLANASSVADTPGGDPYRRKVPTFKAALDRSTGTTTVEVTGIQADQSEFTRVHQPGNPAADADGYVKMPNVNSLVESADMKSAQRSYEANLNAIESARSLTMRTIDLLK, from the coding sequence ATGTCTCTTGAGAATTCGATTGGAGTTTCCGCAGCGGGCCTTCGCGCCCAATCGCTTCGCATGCGCGTCATCGCCGAGAACCTGGCCAATGCCAGCTCCGTGGCCGATACGCCCGGCGGCGATCCCTACCGCCGCAAGGTGCCGACTTTCAAAGCCGCGCTGGACAGGAGCACTGGGACGACGACGGTCGAGGTCACCGGAATCCAGGCCGACCAGTCCGAGTTCACCCGGGTTCATCAGCCAGGTAACCCGGCAGCCGACGCCGACGGTTACGTGAAGATGCCAAACGTCAATTCGCTGGTCGAAAGCGCCGACATGAAGTCGGCCCAGCGATCCTACGAAGCCAATCTCAACGCAATCGAATCCGCGCGCAGCCTGACCATGCGCACGATCGATCTGCTGAAGTAA
- the flhB gene encoding flagellar biosynthesis protein FlhB, producing MSQSDSGEKTHDPTDKKLEDARKKGEVASAPEMRHASMFVAAVVVMGGMGAWTVSRMLTIFVGLWGGADDLDLAGSGLSFAAVVMGQAALALGPLLGMLLIFALLTMFLQGRPTLAWSRLKLKWNKLSPASGIKRLFGKQGLVEFVKTLAKFGLVTGVALIVVWPHARGIETLVGVPSHEVGKLAADLVFRMIKAATILVAALALFDFVYQRRAFIKKMRMSLQEIKDEHKNTEGDPQIKAKVRAIGMERAKRRMMTKVPQASVIITNPTHYAVALQYDHGAMAAPVVVAKGVDAVALKIREIAAGHDIPIIEKPPLARALHASAKLDQPIPAEHYLAVAEIITYVMKLARGGR from the coding sequence ATGTCGCAATCCGATTCCGGCGAGAAAACGCACGACCCAACCGACAAGAAGCTGGAGGACGCCCGCAAGAAGGGCGAAGTCGCCAGTGCGCCCGAAATGCGCCATGCGAGCATGTTCGTGGCTGCCGTCGTGGTGATGGGAGGGATGGGAGCGTGGACGGTTTCGCGCATGCTGACGATTTTCGTCGGCTTGTGGGGCGGAGCGGACGATCTCGATCTTGCAGGGAGCGGGTTGAGTTTTGCGGCCGTCGTGATGGGCCAGGCCGCGCTGGCGCTTGGGCCGCTGCTGGGGATGCTGCTGATCTTCGCCCTGCTGACGATGTTCCTGCAGGGCCGTCCGACCCTGGCGTGGTCGCGGCTGAAGCTGAAATGGAACAAACTCTCTCCGGCTTCGGGGATCAAGCGGTTGTTCGGCAAGCAGGGGCTGGTGGAGTTCGTCAAGACACTCGCGAAATTCGGACTGGTCACGGGCGTCGCCCTGATCGTGGTGTGGCCGCACGCGCGGGGAATCGAAACGCTAGTTGGCGTCCCTTCGCACGAGGTTGGCAAGCTCGCGGCAGACCTGGTGTTCAGGATGATCAAGGCCGCGACGATACTGGTCGCGGCACTTGCGCTTTTCGACTTCGTCTACCAGCGGCGTGCGTTCATCAAGAAGATGCGGATGTCGCTTCAGGAGATCAAGGACGAGCACAAGAACACCGAAGGCGACCCGCAAATCAAGGCCAAGGTCCGCGCGATCGGGATGGAACGCGCCAAGCGCCGGATGATGACCAAGGTGCCGCAGGCCAGCGTCATCATTACAAACCCGACCCATTATGCGGTTGCGCTGCAATACGATCATGGCGCGATGGCGGCGCCGGTTGTGGTGGCAAAGGGGGTCGACGCGGTCGCCCTGAAGATCCGCGAGATCGCGGCAGGGCACGACATCCCGATCATCGAGAAACCGCCGCTCGCGCGCGCGCTGCATGCCAGCGCCAAGCTCGATCAGCCGATCCCGGCCGAGCATTATCTCGCCGTCGCCGAAATCATAACCTATGTGATGAAGCTGGCCCGGGGCGGCCGCTAA
- a CDS encoding flagellar biosynthetic protein FliO produces the protein MDSLILLRTFGALALLIGLLAGALWIVRRFEIRLPGAVARQSERRLELVERLGIDQRRSAILIRRDDREHLLIISPEGQTVVETLSCPAPDARARQKTSDRRDIPPLPDSFTALLDRKLTGAKCACPRGGSRPPKRDR, from the coding sequence ATGGACAGCCTCATTCTCCTTCGCACCTTCGGAGCACTGGCGCTCTTGATCGGCCTCCTTGCAGGAGCGCTATGGATCGTTCGCCGGTTCGAGATTCGTCTTCCCGGCGCGGTCGCTCGCCAATCCGAACGGCGGCTGGAGCTGGTCGAGCGTCTGGGCATCGATCAGCGCCGCTCGGCGATCCTGATCCGTCGCGACGATCGCGAACACCTCCTGATCATCTCACCGGAAGGCCAGACCGTGGTGGAGACGCTGTCATGCCCCGCACCGGACGCGCGCGCCCGCCAGAAGACAAGCGACCGGCGAGACATCCCGCCCCTTCCGGACTCATTCACCGCGCTTCTCGATCGCAAGCTGACGGGTGCCAAGTGTGCGTGCCCACGCGGTGGATCCCGACCTCCGAAGAGAGATCGCTGA
- the fliR gene encoding flagellar biosynthetic protein FliR produces the protein MEQLPGQVEGFLLVFARLGAVMMMLPVFSDTAVPVRIRLLVALGISLALFGLLGPQVPATGSTMGLAGLAAGEILTGLALGAIVRIMFLAITIAGSIISLQTGLTSAVMPDAALGGQLPVMAKLVSVAAAVVCFSLSIHHMWIAAMVNSYLVFPVGGLPPAADFAQLAIATTTLSMDLGFSLAAPLVVYGIVFNVALGLSARLAPTIQVFFIAQPLNILLGLALFAAILGAVLMGFATAMADWLQQGWV, from the coding sequence ATGGAGCAATTGCCTGGTCAGGTGGAAGGTTTTCTGCTGGTTTTTGCGCGCCTTGGGGCCGTGATGATGATGTTGCCCGTTTTTTCGGACACCGCGGTCCCCGTCCGCATCCGCCTGCTGGTCGCGCTGGGCATTTCGCTTGCATTGTTCGGTCTGCTCGGACCGCAGGTCCCCGCAACCGGCAGCACCATGGGCCTGGCAGGGCTGGCTGCGGGCGAAATCCTGACGGGGCTGGCATTGGGCGCGATCGTGCGGATCATGTTCCTCGCCATCACCATCGCCGGCTCGATCATCAGTCTGCAAACTGGCCTGACCTCGGCGGTTATGCCCGATGCGGCGCTCGGCGGACAGCTGCCGGTGATGGCCAAGCTGGTGAGCGTGGCAGCGGCGGTGGTGTGCTTTTCGCTCAGCATTCATCACATGTGGATCGCGGCGATGGTAAACAGCTATCTTGTTTTTCCGGTTGGCGGTTTGCCGCCCGCCGCCGATTTCGCCCAACTCGCCATTGCCACGACCACCCTATCGATGGATCTGGGCTTTTCGCTTGCGGCTCCGCTCGTTGTCTACGGGATCGTTTTCAACGTCGCGCTGGGCCTATCGGCACGGCTAGCGCCGACTATCCAGGTCTTCTTCATCGCCCAACCGCTCAACATCCTGCTCGGCCTCGCGCTGTTCGCCGCAATCCTCGGGGCGGTGCTGATGGGTTTTGCGACGGCTATGGCGGACTGGCTCCAGCAGGGGTGGGTCTGA
- a CDS encoding flagellar basal body rod protein FlgB produces MSDTTPVLMRGIGLAMRHLSDRQQVIAQNIANGDTPGYKAREVEAPSFAGMVDAGGARRVARPTVQVSSEMRALGARPQTSSAIVLDENTVETKPDGNNVTLEEQVLKLSAVQSEFTALTNLYRKQMQLLKSATGRGNG; encoded by the coding sequence ATGAGTGATACGACTCCAGTCCTGATGCGCGGCATCGGTCTTGCCATGCGGCATCTTTCCGATCGCCAGCAGGTGATCGCGCAGAACATCGCCAACGGCGACACGCCGGGTTACAAGGCGCGCGAAGTGGAAGCGCCGAGCTTTGCGGGAATGGTGGATGCAGGCGGCGCGAGGCGCGTTGCGCGGCCGACCGTCCAGGTCAGTTCCGAAATGCGCGCACTCGGCGCCCGGCCACAGACCTCGAGCGCCATCGTGCTGGACGAGAATACCGTCGAGACAAAGCCCGACGGCAACAACGTCACGCTGGAAGAACAAGTTCTGAAGCTCAGTGCCGTGCAATCGGAATTCACGGCGCTCACCAACCTCTATCGCAAACAGATGCAACTGCTCAAAAGCGCAACAGGGCGCGGCAACGGCTAG
- a CDS encoding WD40 repeat domain-containing protein: MTLNLNSSLAGLSLLSGTNSFSLFSGGTPAFETLAVRRAKAAFTTPDTTPPWKQAGQAGSLSSQVSAIRRLSSIVDAGPITSRKLPDDVSSAFTTYRALDRLRALAEAAVSGPTASVRETLQGVFAEGLQDLETFVASSPRDKLSLAFDQPSSTVRSVAIKPESTVGTIAGKGVAEARDAPLLKLSGTERFAITIKRGDASDTISVDLSGGPQPPTLDSISSSINDAIAAVPLRGPDGSVNLDENGNPVPRWLVRFLPDKSTGSWGFKIENPGLEEVSIDQVDAPDALMVVTGLTDPDSPASTQVMRISDPAGTAERSTLSQIAGLDRLATERAELNAPKYAPIEGVEKPSLERFATTSAQSVVTAADGSSFVVGTTAGDLDANRVAGSQDLFLTKLDSEGKVVWQRALGASGSASGAAVALGPDGHVVVAGTVEGSFDGANTDGDMLVARFDAEGAELSSTLIRAVGKDTANALAVSADGSIFVGGRGATGGGDAFIARLDADGSLRERRRIDSGGSDTVNALAIGSNGELLALTSEGGVGTLRRIDSASLVNDLGSIELGQVDARALAVASDGTIGIGGSASSAVDGNQVNATGGGRDGFVARVSADLTSSDVSYIATGADDRVDSITFMNGNIYAGGRTSGDLSGTRRGTSDGFVARIDAGTGAIADIQQFGLATRNTEPVRIAAATGGSTVLGALGLKRGRLDDTDSSLLTAQTSLRAGDQFAIKVNDGVARRIIIDADETLATLSEKVSRITGTKATITSPSGDDGRTLSIAAKSGHTIELIGGGEGRDALSKLGLPAARLVAPPPFDKSAPKVVPGGSYGLDLTHALEISTREGAALALGRVKSAISMTQTAYRSLYWDTGKASIVNGGAAGTGGASPRQLAQIANYQDALARISSLTAGFNSGGFF, from the coding sequence GTGACACTCAATTTAAACAGCAGCCTTGCAGGGCTCAGCCTGCTGAGCGGGACAAACAGCTTCTCGCTGTTCTCGGGCGGTACACCGGCTTTCGAGACCCTCGCAGTCCGTCGGGCCAAGGCGGCCTTCACCACGCCCGACACCACGCCGCCTTGGAAACAGGCGGGGCAAGCAGGTTCGCTGTCTTCGCAGGTCTCGGCCATCCGGCGGCTGTCCTCTATCGTCGATGCAGGGCCCATCACCAGCCGCAAATTGCCCGACGATGTGTCATCCGCCTTCACCACTTACCGCGCTCTCGACCGGCTGCGTGCCTTGGCCGAAGCCGCGGTTTCCGGGCCAACCGCCTCCGTGCGAGAAACACTTCAAGGTGTATTCGCCGAGGGGCTTCAGGATCTCGAGACCTTCGTGGCATCCTCGCCGCGCGACAAGCTGTCGCTGGCTTTCGACCAGCCCAGTAGCACCGTACGTTCTGTCGCGATCAAACCGGAAAGCACTGTCGGCACTATCGCCGGCAAGGGCGTGGCCGAAGCGCGCGATGCTCCGCTGCTGAAGCTGTCGGGGACCGAACGTTTCGCAATCACGATCAAGCGCGGCGATGCAAGCGACACAATCAGCGTTGATCTGTCCGGAGGGCCGCAGCCGCCGACGCTCGATTCCATCTCGAGTTCGATCAACGACGCCATCGCCGCCGTACCGCTGCGCGGCCCCGACGGCAGCGTCAATCTCGACGAGAACGGCAATCCCGTGCCCCGCTGGCTAGTCCGCTTCCTGCCCGACAAAAGCACCGGCAGCTGGGGCTTTAAGATCGAGAACCCGGGGCTGGAAGAAGTGTCGATCGATCAGGTCGATGCGCCCGATGCGCTGATGGTGGTGACCGGGCTGACCGATCCGGACAGTCCGGCATCGACGCAGGTCATGCGCATATCCGATCCGGCCGGGACAGCCGAGCGATCGACCTTGTCGCAGATTGCCGGCCTGGACCGGCTCGCGACCGAACGCGCCGAACTGAATGCGCCGAAATATGCGCCGATCGAAGGTGTCGAAAAACCCTCGCTCGAGCGCTTCGCAACCACCTCCGCGCAATCTGTCGTCACCGCAGCAGACGGCTCCAGCTTCGTCGTCGGCACCACCGCGGGCGACCTCGACGCCAATCGGGTGGCAGGTTCGCAAGACCTGTTCCTGACCAAGCTCGACAGCGAGGGTAAGGTAGTCTGGCAACGCGCTCTCGGCGCGAGCGGATCTGCCAGCGGCGCAGCCGTCGCCCTAGGTCCCGACGGGCACGTGGTTGTTGCCGGCACCGTCGAAGGCAGCTTCGATGGCGCCAATACCGATGGCGACATGCTCGTCGCGCGCTTCGATGCCGAAGGTGCGGAACTTTCCTCGACATTAATCCGCGCCGTCGGGAAAGACACGGCCAACGCCCTCGCCGTCTCCGCGGACGGTTCGATCTTCGTCGGCGGTCGCGGCGCAACCGGAGGCGGTGACGCCTTCATCGCTCGGCTCGATGCCGACGGCAGTTTGCGCGAACGCCGCCGGATCGACAGCGGCGGCAGCGACACGGTCAACGCGCTTGCCATCGGGAGCAATGGCGAACTGCTGGCGCTCACCAGTGAAGGCGGCGTGGGCACCCTGCGACGGATCGACAGCGCCTCGCTGGTCAACGATCTCGGCTCGATCGAACTGGGCCAGGTAGATGCCCGCGCGCTGGCGGTTGCTTCGGATGGGACCATCGGGATCGGCGGATCGGCCTCCAGCGCGGTCGACGGCAATCAGGTCAATGCCACGGGCGGCGGACGCGACGGTTTCGTCGCGCGGGTCAGCGCCGATCTCACCAGCAGCGACGTCAGCTACATCGCGACCGGAGCGGACGACCGGGTGGACAGCATCACTTTCATGAACGGCAATATCTACGCCGGTGGTCGGACGTCCGGGGATCTTTCGGGCACGCGCCGCGGAACGTCCGATGGCTTCGTCGCCCGGATCGATGCCGGCACCGGAGCCATCGCCGATATCCAGCAGTTCGGCCTTGCCACCCGCAACACCGAGCCAGTGCGCATTGCGGCGGCGACAGGCGGTTCCACCGTGCTCGGCGCACTTGGGTTGAAGCGCGGGCGACTGGACGATACCGATTCCTCCCTGCTGACCGCACAGACCAGCCTGCGCGCGGGCGACCAGTTCGCCATCAAGGTGAACGACGGGGTGGCCCGGCGGATCATCATCGATGCCGACGAAACGCTCGCCACCCTGTCTGAGAAGGTGAGCCGGATCACCGGTACGAAGGCGACCATCACCTCGCCTTCGGGCGATGACGGGCGCACGCTGAGCATTGCAGCGAAGTCCGGGCACACGATCGAGCTGATCGGCGGCGGCGAGGGACGCGATGCACTGTCCAAGCTGGGCCTGCCCGCCGCCCGGCTGGTCGCGCCGCCGCCCTTCGACAAAAGTGCGCCGAAGGTCGTACCGGGCGGAAGCTACGGGTTGGACCTCACGCATGCGCTCGAAATCTCGACGCGCGAGGGTGCCGCGCTAGCTTTGGGCCGGGTCAAGAGCGCCATCTCGATGACGCAGACCGCCTATCGCTCGCTCTATTGGGACACGGGGAAAGCGTCGATCGTCAATGGCGGCGCTGCCGGCACCGGCGGCGCGTCCCCTCGCCAACTGGCGCAGATCGCAAACTATCAGGATGCGCTCGCGCGCATCAGCAGCCTGACCGCAGGATTCAATTCCGGCGGCTTCTTCTGA
- a CDS encoding flagellar basal body P-ring protein FlgI, translating into MRIVTMLCAALALLFAAPAQAQAGSRIKDIVDVENVRSNQLVGYGLVVGLAGTGDRTRNVPFTEESLQAMLERMGVSVRDMQLRTKNVAAVSVTATLPPFARAGSKIDVQVAAMGDATSLQGGTLLISPLRALDGEIYAVAQGPLAVSGFKAQGAGASISRGVSTSARIASGAIVEREVPYALGAADTLKLALKNPDFTTAKRIEQAINQRFPGAARMLDPATVELSGGSGFQGSLVELLPQIENLAVDVDQPARIVVNEAAGTVVMTADVKISPVAIAQGGLTISVAESPIVSQPAPFSEGETTVVPRTRIEVDDGGGASLAMLDQGTSLQSLVNGLNRLGVSPRDLITILHALKSAGALQAEITIQ; encoded by the coding sequence ATGCGGATCGTGACAATGCTATGTGCCGCTTTGGCGCTGCTTTTCGCAGCGCCGGCACAGGCGCAGGCAGGTTCGCGGATCAAGGACATCGTCGATGTCGAGAACGTGCGCTCGAACCAGCTGGTGGGATACGGGCTCGTGGTCGGTCTGGCCGGGACGGGAGACCGCACCCGCAACGTTCCGTTCACCGAGGAATCGCTTCAGGCCATGCTCGAACGCATGGGCGTGAGCGTGCGCGATATGCAGTTGCGCACGAAGAACGTCGCCGCGGTGTCGGTCACGGCTACCTTGCCGCCCTTTGCCCGTGCGGGCTCCAAGATCGACGTGCAGGTCGCGGCCATGGGCGATGCGACCAGCCTGCAGGGCGGCACACTGCTAATATCCCCGCTTCGCGCCCTCGACGGCGAGATCTATGCAGTGGCGCAGGGGCCGCTTGCCGTATCGGGATTCAAGGCGCAGGGCGCCGGTGCCAGCATCAGTCGCGGGGTTTCGACGTCGGCGAGGATTGCGTCGGGCGCGATCGTCGAGCGCGAGGTCCCGTATGCGCTAGGCGCTGCCGATACGCTCAAGCTGGCGCTGAAAAACCCGGATTTCACGACCGCCAAGCGCATTGAGCAGGCAATCAACCAACGCTTTCCCGGCGCGGCGCGAATGCTCGACCCGGCGACGGTCGAATTGAGCGGAGGATCGGGCTTTCAGGGATCGCTGGTCGAACTTCTGCCGCAGATCGAAAATCTCGCCGTCGATGTCGACCAGCCTGCCCGGATCGTCGTCAACGAAGCGGCCGGAACGGTCGTGATGACGGCGGACGTGAAGATCAGCCCGGTCGCGATCGCTCAGGGCGGCCTGACGATCAGCGTCGCCGAGAGCCCCATTGTTTCGCAGCCGGCACCGTTTTCCGAAGGGGAGACGACCGTCGTGCCGCGCACCCGGATCGAGGTCGATGACGGCGGGGGCGCGTCGCTTGCGATGCTGGACCAGGGCACCTCGCTCCAGTCGCTTGTCAATGGTCTCAACCGTTTGGGCGTCTCCCCGCGGGATCTCATCACCATCCTCCATGCGCTCAAAAGCGCAGGCGCATTGCAGGCGGAGATCACGATCCAATGA
- a CDS encoding FliH/SctL family protein, whose protein sequence is MTMQDDLQVRPFDFDRTFSFPPRESARQYRRKTDAAELAREAEALRGQIARLQQNHEEELARTRTEAFEAGCNHAHEEREEAILSAVDAVQASLDEFSERYGELRAQAEADAVEVALVAAETLAGRAIAEEPGGAVDEAIGRALSQVARGQEIEVRVHPELVEEIEARIAQRQSEDRRRLALIVSADAGLAPGDAVLKWDRGGVNVDAQSRRQAVLDELAPLMAQTAD, encoded by the coding sequence ATGACCATGCAAGACGATCTTCAGGTTCGCCCCTTCGACTTCGACCGCACATTCTCCTTTCCGCCGCGCGAGTCGGCAAGGCAATATCGGCGAAAGACGGATGCGGCCGAACTGGCGCGCGAGGCGGAGGCCTTGCGCGGCCAGATCGCCCGACTGCAACAGAACCACGAGGAAGAGCTGGCCCGAACCCGCACCGAAGCATTCGAAGCCGGGTGCAACCATGCGCATGAAGAGCGCGAGGAGGCGATCCTCTCGGCCGTCGATGCTGTCCAGGCATCGCTGGACGAGTTTTCCGAGCGATATGGCGAATTGCGCGCGCAGGCAGAGGCCGATGCCGTCGAGGTAGCATTGGTCGCGGCGGAAACCCTTGCCGGTCGTGCGATCGCCGAGGAGCCCGGCGGCGCCGTCGACGAGGCGATCGGGCGCGCACTGTCGCAAGTCGCACGGGGCCAGGAAATCGAAGTGAGGGTTCATCCCGAACTGGTCGAGGAGATCGAGGCTCGGATCGCCCAACGCCAGAGCGAGGATCGTCGACGTCTGGCGCTTATCGTGTCCGCCGATGCCGGTCTCGCACCCGGCGACGCCGTGTTGAAATGGGATCGTGGCGGCGTGAACGTCGACGCACAGAGCCGACGCCAGGCAGTGCTCGACGAGCTTGCTCCGCTGATGGCGCAGACGGCGGATTGA
- a CDS encoding rod-binding protein codes for MTTSFGLSAPLPNQPDLPSTASLPGQSRSDIAETAEQFEAVFLGEMSKLMLESVELGDEFSGGHAEQIFRGLMAEKLGGEIARRGGIGLAPTVMEQMIRMQEGMQ; via the coding sequence ATGACGACGTCCTTCGGCCTGTCCGCACCCTTGCCCAACCAGCCGGACCTCCCTTCGACCGCATCGCTGCCGGGCCAATCGCGCAGCGATATCGCCGAAACAGCGGAGCAATTCGAGGCGGTCTTCCTAGGCGAGATGTCCAAGCTGATGCTCGAAAGCGTCGAGCTGGGCGACGAGTTCTCCGGTGGCCATGCCGAGCAGATATTCCGTGGGCTCATGGCAGAGAAGCTGGGCGGAGAAATTGCCCGTCGCGGCGGCATTGGGCTCGCTCCGACGGTGATGGAACAGATGATCAGAATGCAGGAGGGTATGCAATGA
- a CDS encoding FliM/FliN family flagellar motor switch protein, translating to MSALNDVPVECTIALGSTTLPIKQILKLSRGATIPLDCDEDDPTLIFINGQLIAKGQILVDDEKMLLEITDLVKRAR from the coding sequence ATGTCCGCACTCAATGACGTTCCGGTCGAATGCACCATCGCGCTCGGATCGACGACGCTGCCTATCAAGCAGATTCTCAAACTGTCGCGCGGCGCCACGATCCCGCTCGATTGCGACGAGGACGATCCCACGCTGATCTTCATCAACGGTCAGCTAATCGCGAAGGGCCAGATTCTCGTCGACGACGAAAAGATGCTGCTCGAGATCACCGATCTGGTGAAACGGGCTCGCTAG
- a CDS encoding flagellar assembly protein FliX — protein MRIGTLLPAPAILAAITRKPALLGAGEGQAAAGESAPPAPVQPTPPLGSVQMLVTLAAYDPDKERRRKMAEQGAEGLDELEALQVELATGGATPDRLEELAEWVAQLEQPTDPVLASIVADIELRVRVELAKFDIEV, from the coding sequence GTGCGGATCGGCACGTTGTTGCCAGCCCCGGCCATACTTGCGGCGATCACCCGCAAACCCGCGCTGCTGGGCGCAGGGGAAGGACAGGCTGCGGCCGGCGAGAGCGCACCGCCAGCTCCCGTACAGCCAACCCCGCCACTGGGCTCGGTCCAGATGCTGGTAACCCTCGCCGCCTACGATCCCGACAAGGAGCGACGGCGGAAGATGGCCGAGCAAGGAGCCGAAGGTCTCGACGAACTCGAGGCGTTGCAGGTGGAATTGGCGACCGGCGGTGCCACGCCGGATCGGCTCGAAGAGCTTGCCGAGTGGGTTGCGCAGCTCGAACAGCCGACGGATCCGGTCCTCGCCAGCATCGTTGCCGACATCGAATTGCGCGTTCGGGTCGAGCTGGCGAAGTTCGATATCGAGGTCTAG
- a CDS encoding flagellar hook-basal body complex protein FliE — protein MSINAYDAASAYGSGFSGIPASKVKGPADTGTANSAEGGFGALVSGMVTDTADKLQAAEQASIRQVAGKGDLIDVVTAIGAAETALDSVVAVRDRVVGAYSEIMRMQI, from the coding sequence ATGTCGATCAATGCATATGACGCAGCGTCTGCCTATGGCAGCGGCTTCTCCGGAATCCCTGCCTCGAAGGTCAAAGGCCCGGCTGACACCGGGACGGCAAATAGCGCGGAAGGCGGCTTCGGAGCCCTCGTGTCGGGCATGGTCACCGATACGGCAGACAAGCTGCAAGCGGCCGAGCAGGCGAGCATCCGCCAGGTCGCGGGCAAGGGGGACCTCATCGACGTTGTAACGGCCATCGGCGCTGCCGAAACCGCTCTCGATTCAGTGGTTGCGGTTCGCGATCGCGTGGTCGGCGCCTATAGCGAAATCATGCGGATGCAGATCTAG